The following DNA comes from Terriglobales bacterium.
TGCTGGTCGATGAACGAGCCCGTGCCCGCGGCGCAATCCCCGCTGGAGGAGTAGTCCACGATGCCCAGGTACTTCGACCGGACCGTGGGCTCCAGGCGGATGTACTTCGAGGTCTCGCCGCCCATCTCGAAGACGGTGCGCACGGCGGGATAGAAAAGGCGCACCCCCTTGGCCACGGCGCGGAACTCGTTCTCGAAGTAGATCCCCAGGATCTTGGCGATGAGCTGGCTGCCCGAGCCGGTCACCCGGATGCCTTCCACGTTCTGCTCGGGCACGCGCTCGTAGAACTCCTTCAGCAGGTCGAAAGTGGACTGGATGGGGCTGCCCTGGATGCGCCGGTAGCGGGAGAGCACCACCGGCCGCCCGGCCAGCGGGCTGCCCAGCGGGAGCGCGGCTGGGAAGAACCCCTCGGCGGAATCGCCGAGGGGCCCCAGCAGAGGCGCATCTGAAGCTGCGCCGATGGCGGCAAGCTTCAGACTCACTGCGCCGATGTCGAGACCGATATTGATCCCCATCGAGTCCTCCACGGTAGCGGGAGGCCCCCGGGTGTTCTGTGATGGAGGTCACATGGGGCTGTGCTATCGCGCACTCGCCGCTCGACGAGCGTCACAGGCCGTTCGCTGCAGGATAGCGCCGTTCAGGAGGCCGCTTTGGCCTCGCTCTGGCTGTGGAATTCGACGTTGCGCTCCAGCTTCTGCAACAGTGCCAGCACGTCCACCCCGGTGCGGTAGGAGGCCAGCCCGCCATTGAACGCTAACTCGTAGGGAGCGTTGGTCTCCACGTTCCAGGTGTCCACCCGGTTGAGCAGGCGGGTGAGGGCGAAGTTGGCCTGGGCCTCGTCGGTCTCGGGCAGCAGCACCAGGAACTTGGCGGCGTCGTAGCGCAGGACGGTGTCGGAGCCCCGGAAGGTGTTCTTCAGCAGATGCGCGGCGTCGATCAGGAGCTGGTCGCCGATCAGCTCGCCGAAGCGCCGCCCGATCATCGCCAATGAACCCACTTCCAGCAGGAGAAAGGTCAGGTTGGTGCCCCGGCGGTTGGCGCGGTTGATCTCCTTGGGCAGCACCTGGTCGAGGTAGCGGCGGTTGAAGATCTGGGTCAGCGGGTCCACCAGGGAGAAGCTCTCCAGGCGCTCGTTGAAAACGATCTCCCGGATCAGCTCCTCGCGGGTGCGGTGCTGCGTTCGTTTCTGGTCGAAGACATAGGCGGAGAACACCAGCACCAGCATGAAGAGCCCGATCACCAGTTGCGCCAGCTGTGCGGGTTGGAAGTCATGACGCCCTTGCGGCCAGATCAAGTTGGGGAGGGCCACCACCAGGAAGCCGGCGGCGAACAGCAGCATCACCACCATGCCCACCGACCAGAGCTGGATGTCGCGACCCGCCAGTTTCTGGATCTGCCGGTGCAGCTGCTCGGTGCGGGCGGATTGCAGGCCGTCCACGTTCATGCCTTCCTCCGGCGCGGGGGTGCCGCAACCCTGCCGGTGCACGCCTGGTACCAGCGGAAGACCTGTAATCACGCTGCAAAGAAAGGGCTTGTTAGCCCGAGTGAGAAGATGCGCCGTTCCGATTCTGGAACTGTGTGCGGTTTTGGAACCGGGCGGCAGCCCACAACCCATCACGGCTCCTCACCGGGTGAGCTTGCGGACGCGTTCGTCTACCACAACTGATCTAATCTCATGAGAAGCCATGACACGACCACGCCCGCGTTATGCGCAGCGGCGGTATTCTGCGCATGGCTCCTCGGGTTTACGTCCTGGTCAAAGTAGCCAAATCGATCGACTATTCCCGATACGAAGAGAAACGGGCTTTCGCACTGCACCCGAATGATGCCGTGTGTTGTCTCGATGGACCCGGCCTTTCCATCTCGCGGCTTGCTCCAAAAGATCTTCGCCGTGAGCGGATCGATGATGCCGTATTCAGAATAGTCGGTCACATTGA
Coding sequences within:
- a CDS encoding GGDEF domain-containing protein, which encodes MNVDGLQSARTEQLHRQIQKLAGRDIQLWSVGMVVMLLFAAGFLVVALPNLIWPQGRHDFQPAQLAQLVIGLFMLVLVFSAYVFDQKRTQHRTREELIREIVFNERLESFSLVDPLTQIFNRRYLDQVLPKEINRANRRGTNLTFLLLEVGSLAMIGRRFGELIGDQLLIDAAHLLKNTFRGSDTVLRYDAAKFLVLLPETDEAQANFALTRLLNRVDTWNVETNAPYELAFNGGLASYRTGVDVLALLQKLERNVEFHSQSEAKAAS